A stretch of the Aphanothece sacrum FPU1 genome encodes the following:
- a CDS encoding IS4 family transposase, which produces MLPEIYNNHLTKYLKKSEYLILLIMIELVQVYRKIRFYELASYFPSPILFESKRKKLKRFFEIPCLTIEGVWIPIIKQWLKQSFSTGDVLHIAIDRTQWGLINILMVSLVIDNRGIPLYFELLDHIGNSNFDTQKSILARILLFLKEYKIVVLGDREFCSVELAKWLHGQKRVYYALRLKKSNYIEVEKEMWTRLKDLGLSSGMSLFYQGVKVTKTKGFIGSNIVAKWKKKYRGIETKEAWFIITNLTSIDETIDAYKKRFCIEEMFRDFKKGGYDLERTKLTGHRLTSLIILITLAYSMATFSGKIIKEKGLAKYVGRVRKNKKMRRRHSNFYIGLHGKDWVDSCDLFTVEAQALMQLSPEKRAYYRRGRRAISLIKSSL; this is translated from the coding sequence ATGTTACCAGAAATTTATAACAACCATTTAACAAAGTATCTGAAAAAATCGGAATATTTAATACTGTTAATCATGATAGAATTAGTGCAAGTATATAGGAAAATTAGGTTTTATGAGTTAGCTAGTTATTTTCCCAGTCCCATTTTATTTGAAAGTAAGAGAAAAAAGTTAAAACGGTTTTTCGAGATTCCTTGTTTGACAATTGAAGGAGTATGGATACCTATCATAAAACAGTGGTTAAAGCAATCATTTAGTACAGGAGATGTCTTACATATTGCCATAGATAGAACCCAATGGGGGTTGATTAATATTTTGATGGTAAGTCTGGTAATTGATAATAGAGGAATTCCCTTATATTTTGAGTTGCTAGATCACATCGGTAATAGTAACTTTGACACACAGAAAAGTATATTAGCCCGAATATTACTCTTTCTAAAAGAATATAAAATAGTTGTCTTAGGGGATAGAGAATTCTGCTCAGTTGAACTAGCAAAATGGTTACATGGACAAAAAAGAGTTTATTATGCACTCAGATTGAAGAAAAGCAACTATATTGAAGTAGAAAAGGAAATGTGGACGCGACTAAAAGATTTAGGATTATCTTCAGGAATGTCTTTATTTTATCAAGGAGTTAAAGTTACGAAAACAAAAGGATTTATAGGCAGTAATATAGTGGCGAAATGGAAAAAGAAGTATAGAGGAATAGAGACAAAAGAAGCTTGGTTTATTATCACAAATTTAACCAGTATTGATGAGACGATTGACGCTTATAAAAAGAGATTTTGTATTGAGGAAATGTTTCGGGATTTTAAGAAAGGTGGTTATGATTTAGAAAGAACGAAATTAACAGGACATCGCCTTACTTCCTTAATTATATTGATTACTCTAGCTTATTCAATGGCAACATTTTCTGGAAAAATTATTAAAGAGAAAGGATTGGCAAAATATGTGGGGAGAGTCAGAAAAAACAAGAAAATGCGACGGAGACACAGTAACTTTTATATCGGTCTTCATGGAAAAGATTGGGTTGACTCTTGTGATTTATTTACCGTTGAAGCCCAGGCATTAATGCAATTAAGCCCCGAAAAACGCGCCTATTATCGACGAGGACGACGGGCTATATCCCTGATTAAGTCTAGCTTATAG